The following coding sequences lie in one Arachis hypogaea cultivar Tifrunner chromosome 9, arahy.Tifrunner.gnm2.J5K5, whole genome shotgun sequence genomic window:
- the LOC112712782 gene encoding F-box/kelch-repeat protein At3g23880-like — MEQPHDYYEMKRKPLTVTINASKRLLSSTGMQSQPLPYLPDELIREILLRLPARSLVRLRKVCTSWKTLISSSQFAKDHLQHLTAADPSLSGPRVAYCHSGRYGFGDCSLRSLIENSSKPTEVVFFEERRHQIVIGPCNGLLCVLFDVGGINTYFRLWNPCIGLLTTPSVECGDFLSDRGFGYDHVNDKYKLVGIVIHMGEYTTRIYTFCSNPSKRTIQGIPFSSIKGDGKGVFVPGTATLNWIRSHAILGCLVFSLDLVKETFNEFSLPLNDPDDKTFFSPQLCVLRNCLAYCFHHEKTRWFVWVMKEYGVPKSWTKLAIIPSLPCLSNYHFHPLYIWGNNILVAVATPSRIVLFNLDNGSFEFPLLKPTPSIGLDVFIYHESLVSPPYPELPSSSSQIQLIKP; from the coding sequence ATGGAGCAGCCACATGATTATTACGAGATGAAGAGGAAGCCTTTAACAGTCACCATAAACGCCTCAAAACGGCTGCTGTCTTCGACGGGAATGCAATCTCAGCCGCTGCCGTATCTTCCGGATGAACTCATCAGAGAAATTTTGCTGAGGCTTCCAGCAAGGTCACTGGTTCGGTTACGGAAAGTGTGTACTTCATGGAAAACCCTAATTTCCAGCTCCCAATTCGCCAAAGACCATCTTCAACATTTAACCGCCGCGGATCCAAGTTTGAGTGGGCCACGAGTTGCTTATTGTCATAGTGGCCGCTACGGATTCGGAGATTGCTCCTTACGCTCCTTGATCGAGAACTCTTCCAAACCTACGGAAGTCGTTTTCTTCGAGGAGAGACGCCACCAGATAGTTATTGGCCCTTGCAATGGATTGCTGTGCGTGCTGTTTGATGTTGGTGGCATCAACACCTATTTCAGGTTGTGGAATCCCTGTATTGGATTATTGACAACCCCATCGGTAGAATGTGGGGATTTCTTATCGGATCGCGGCTTCGGCTATGATCATGTGAATGACAAGTACAAGCTTGTTGGGATTGTAATTCACATGGGGGAATATACAACTAGAATTTATACATTTTGCAGCAACCCTTCCAAGAGAACCATTCAAGGTATCCCATTTAGCAGCATAAAGGGTGATGGTAAAGGGGTATTTGTTCCTGGCACCGCCACTCTTAATTGGATTCGTAGCCATGCCATCCTGGGTTGCTTGGTTTTTTCCCTTGACTTGGTGAAGGAGACTTTTAATGAGTTTTCTCTGCCGCTCAATGATCCGGATGATAAAACCTTCTTCTCCCCACAGTTATGTGTGCTGAGGAACTGCCTTGCATATTGTTTTCATCATGAGAAAACTCGTTGGTTCGTGTGGGTCATGAAGGAGTATGGAGTGCCTAAATCTTGGACTAAATTGGCCATTATCCCCTCCCTTCCGTGTCTATCCAATTATCATTTTCATCCATTGTATATCTGGGGAAACAATATTCTTGTGGCGGTTGCAACACCTTCAAGGATAGTTCTGTTTAATTTGGATAATGGTAGCTTTGAATTTCCTCTATTGAAACCTACTCCTTCAATAGGATTAGACGTCTTTATTTATCACGAAAGCTTAGTTTCACCACCATATCCTGAGCTTCCAAGTAGCTCATCCCAAATTCAGTTAATCAAACCCTAA
- the LOC112709909 gene encoding F-box/kelch-repeat protein At3g23880: protein MEQPHDYYEKKWKPLRVTINALKRLLSSTVTQSQPLPFLPDELIREILLRLPARSLRRLRRVCSSWKTLISSSQFAKDHLQHSTAADPSLSGPRVAYHYRCHYEFGDFSLRSLVENPSKPTEVVVFKERRHDALIGSCNGLLCLVDVVGINTYVRLWNPCTGLLTTQYVERGKFLSVFGFGYDHVNDKYKLVVLVNRKGNHTPRIYRFCRNPSNRAIQDIPLSSIKGDRKGVFVPGTATLNWVCQHDTLEYLVLSLDLVKETFSEFFLPFSVPDDKTLIFPRLCVLRNCLAYCFNHEKTHWFLWIMKEYGVPKSWTKLAIIPALLCLSNYHFRPLYIWGNNILVADASTIILYNLDNGSFEFPELKPTPSIGSSVFVYQESLVSPPYPGLPRSSFS, encoded by the coding sequence ATGGAGCAGCCACATGATTATTACGAGAAGAAGTGGAAGCCTTTAAGAGTCACCATAAACGCCCTGAAACGGCTACTGTCTTCGACGGTAACGCAATCGCAGCCGCTGCCGTTCCTTCCCGATGAACTCATCAGAGAAATCTTGCTGAGGCTTCCGGCGAGATCGCTGCGTCGGTTACGAAGAGTGTGCAGTTCATGGAAAACCCTAATTTCCAGCTCTCAATTCGCCAAAGACCATCTTCAACATTCAACGGCCGCGGATCCAAGTTTGAGTGGGCCACGAGTTGCTTATCATTATCGTTGCCACTACGAATTCGGAGATTTCTCCTTACGCTCCTTGGTCGAGAACCCTTCCAAACCTACTGAAGTCGTTGTCTTCAAGGAGAGACGACACGACGCACTTATTGGCTCTTGCAATGGATTGCTGTGCttggttgatgttgttggcatCAACACCTATGTCAGGTTGTGGAATCCCTGTACTGGATTATTGACAACCCAATATGTGGAACGTGGGAAGTTCTTATCGGTTTTCGGCTTCGGCTATGATCATGTGAATGACAAGTACAAGCTTGTTGTGCTTGTAAATCGCAAGGGGAATCATACACCCAGAATTTATAGATTTTGCCGCAACCCTTCCAACAGAGCCATTCAAGATATCCCATTAAGCAGCATAAAGGGTGATCGTAAAGGGGTATTTGTGCCTGGCACCGCTACTCTTAATTGGGTTTGTCAGCATGACACTCTGGAGTACTTGGTTCTTTCCCTTGACTTGGTGAAGGAGACTTTTAGTGAGTTTTTCCTGCCCTTCAGTGTTCCGGATGATAAAACCTTAATCTTCCCACGGTTATGTGTGCTGAGGAACTGCCTTGCATATTGTTTTAATCATGAGAAAACTCATTGGTTCCTGTGGATCATGAAGGAGTATGGAGTGCCTAAATCTTGGACTAAATTGGCCATCATCCCCGCCCTTCTGTGTCTATCCAATTATCATTTTCGTCCATTGTATATCTGGGGAAACAATATTCTTGTGGCGGATGCATCAACGATAATTCTGTATAATTTGGATAATGGTAGCTTTGAATTTCCTGAATTGAAACCTACTCCTTCAATAGGATCGTCCGTCTTTGTTTATCAAGAAAGCTTAGTTTCACCACCATATCCTGGCCTTCCACGTAGCTCTTTCAGTTAA